From the Spiroplasma chrysopicola DF-1 genome, one window contains:
- a CDS encoding phosphatase PAP2 family protein yields MTKKNITFFTQKNPTRYFFVIPLGLIIIASVGILIATGWFWIDFLIADELAQGLTTEFGKYWARFYEQLGNTELFVVLIIYLTILLETWFLTKIKQHTIKFKKHYWVVNSYYFTIIFIWLAINLINILVIPNQDTGFGPGIDYFLIASNKYQLTGMILAFTYQTVFLGIGLYYIRYRLVKTNRLLTEQYWVKAIKAISFLAITYVIIVILKMTTHRWYYYNAVFGDLIKDRPDLLEHYLNSNFKYGYNSGGGYIDNIPWEYQYPWWKPSLPLANNPQMPAFKMPWKYAFPSGHINATYFSGSVILLFLKNHNNQKINWKVKGLFIFWLGHILLMNFALIVLRFHWISDTAFTFVFSGAMIFIIHYLVNQIFQKNIL; encoded by the coding sequence ATGACCAAGAAAAATATTACCTTTTTTACCCAAAAAAATCCCACTCGTTATTTTTTTGTTATCCCATTGGGTTTAATAATTATTGCCAGCGTTGGGATATTAATTGCAACCGGATGATTTTGAATTGATTTTTTAATTGCTGATGAATTAGCCCAAGGTCTAACAACTGAATTTGGTAAATACTGAGCGCGGTTTTATGAGCAGTTAGGAAATACCGAATTATTTGTTGTGCTAATAATTTATTTAACAATTTTATTAGAGACATGATTTTTAACCAAAATTAAACAACACACAATAAAATTTAAAAAACATTATTGGGTTGTTAATAGCTATTATTTTACTATTATTTTCATTTGACTGGCAATTAATTTGATTAATATCTTAGTTATCCCTAATCAAGACACAGGTTTTGGCCCTGGAATTGACTATTTTTTAATTGCCAGTAATAAATATCAATTAACCGGCATGATTTTAGCCTTTACTTATCAAACAGTATTCTTAGGAATAGGATTGTATTATATTCGTTATCGGTTAGTTAAAACAAATCGTTTATTAACAGAACAATATTGAGTAAAAGCAATTAAAGCGATTTCATTTTTAGCAATAACTTACGTTATTATTGTAATTCTAAAAATGACAACTCATCGCTGATACTATTATAATGCCGTTTTTGGGGATTTAATTAAAGATCGTCCAGATTTATTAGAACATTATCTCAATTCTAACTTTAAATATGGTTATAACAGTGGTGGAGGTTATATTGATAATATTCCATGGGAATATCAATATCCATGATGGAAACCATCCCTTCCCTTAGCTAATAATCCGCAAATGCCTGCTTTTAAAATGCCTTGAAAATATGCTTTTCCTAGTGGTCATATTAATGCAACATACTTTTCTGGTTCAGTTATTCTGCTATTCTTAAAAAATCATAATAATCAAAAAATTAATTGAAAAGTTAAGGGATTATTTATTTTCTGATTAGGACATATTTTATTAATGAATTTTGCCCTGATTGTTTTACGCTTTCATTGAATTTCAGATACAGCTTTTACTTTTGTTTTTTCAGGAGCAATGATTTTTATCATTCATTATCTTGTTAATCAAATTTTTCAAAAAAACATATTATAA
- a CDS encoding TMEM164 family acyltransferase, translating to MIIFSWILAIFLSILWILSLWIFPQFYLKTTKFLYLRIGLAVWLLIVEINQFWEMLHGDGWKHFVNYFTLYSCTIVAWVALTMVIYPNRIFLDCFFPLGVMGPSLTLIFPSRQPTILEWDFYVFYFGHTITLFAFLYFYLFGVTNYHFSRQSIQYSFITGVIIILAVELFNQYFDTNYIVGDIAWAIGLKNLTRPWQFIISLILGIPIISLGLLITYLFKPIYQYQTKEKMHLTWWEVLVKQIKKRITIKRQIRRKKSGD from the coding sequence ATGATAATATTTTCTTGAATTTTAGCTATATTTTTATCAATTTTATGAATTTTATCATTATGAATTTTTCCCCAGTTTTATCTTAAAACGACAAAATTTCTATATTTAAGAATAGGATTAGCAGTTTGATTGTTAATTGTTGAAATTAATCAATTTTGAGAAATGTTACATGGGGATGGTTGAAAACATTTCGTCAATTATTTTACTTTGTATTCATGTACAATTGTTGCTTGAGTCGCTTTAACTATGGTAATTTATCCAAACCGCATTTTTTTGGATTGTTTTTTCCCGTTAGGAGTAATGGGACCAAGTTTAACATTAATCTTTCCAAGTCGACAGCCAACAATTTTAGAATGAGATTTTTATGTCTTTTATTTTGGCCATACAATAACATTATTTGCCTTTCTATATTTTTATTTATTTGGCGTAACAAATTATCATTTTTCGCGTCAATCAATTCAATATAGTTTTATTACTGGAGTTATTATTATTTTAGCAGTTGAATTGTTTAATCAATATTTTGACACAAATTATATTGTTGGTGATATTGCTTGGGCAATTGGATTAAAAAATTTAACACGCCCATGGCAATTTATCATTTCGCTCATACTAGGAATTCCAATTATTAGTCTTGGTCTTCTAATTACTTATTTATTCAAACCAATTTATCAATATCAAACGAAAGAAAAGATGCATTTAACATGATGGGAAGTTTTAGTTAAACAAATTAAAAAAAGAATAACAATAAAAAGACAAATTAGGAGAAAGAAGTCAGGTGATTAA
- a CDS encoding TDT family transporter, whose protein sequence is MQEFFTRFYRNTSKRPLALSGAALGTATMGNAWGMFNQTDLVFSFGLSWLKYITISFAMLVVILMLFKYFFAPKDFITDFKHPTLSNFIPTILMTCFVISGFYGQVNLPMLQLIIWLSCIILHLIYIICFTIYHVINFSWKNYLASWFVPPIGIVVACVMSKEVGANISLEFSQGIHQLSQFCWYLGLGYYVIMLPLMIYKYTFTTHLEHNNLPAYGIMAAPPNLLLAGYLSTFSYMDIASQHNLIIYALAPLAIFFTICVYISMFKTFRRKFIPLFACYTFPLAIGMVAMIKLSTWIIIIFPNATQLAAIIKIWALISTIVGTGVILFVVGGLIIFSIYHVYYHHDNKVVKSKFLKYFI, encoded by the coding sequence ATGCAAGAATTTTTTACCAGATTTTATCGTAATACTTCAAAACGACCATTAGCTTTATCAGGTGCTGCATTAGGAACAGCAACGATGGGAAATGCCTGAGGAATGTTTAACCAAACTGATCTTGTTTTTTCTTTTGGATTAAGCTGATTAAAATATATTACAATTAGTTTTGCAATGTTAGTTGTAATTTTAATGTTATTTAAATATTTTTTTGCCCCCAAGGACTTTATTACTGATTTTAAACATCCAACATTAAGTAACTTTATTCCTACGATTTTAATGACATGTTTTGTGATAAGTGGGTTTTATGGTCAAGTTAATTTACCAATGCTTCAGTTAATTATTTGATTAAGTTGTATTATTCTGCATTTAATTTACATTATTTGTTTTACAATTTATCATGTAATTAATTTTTCTTGAAAAAATTATTTAGCTTCATGGTTTGTTCCTCCAATTGGAATAGTTGTTGCTTGTGTAATGTCAAAAGAGGTTGGAGCAAATATCAGTTTAGAATTTAGCCAAGGGATACATCAATTATCACAATTTTGTTGATATTTAGGTTTAGGATATTATGTCATTATGTTACCATTGATGATTTATAAATATACTTTTACAACTCATCTTGAGCATAATAATTTACCAGCTTATGGAATTATGGCGGCACCACCAAACCTATTATTAGCTGGTTATCTTTCAACCTTTAGCTATATGGATATTGCTTCACAACATAATCTTATTATTTATGCTCTCGCACCATTAGCAATATTTTTTACAATTTGTGTTTATATTTCAATGTTTAAAACTTTTCGTAGGAAATTTATCCCATTATTTGCTTGCTATACATTTCCCTTAGCAATTGGAATGGTAGCAATGATCAAACTAAGTACATGAATTATTATTATCTTTCCGAATGCAACACAGTTAGCAGCAATAATTAAAATATGAGCTTTAATTTCTACAATAGTTGGAACAGGAGTTATTTTATTTGTTGTTGGAGGGCTAATTATTTTTAGTATTTACCATGTCTATTATCATCATGATAATAAAGTTGTTAAATCAAAATTTTTAAAATATTTTATTTAG
- a CDS encoding TMEM164 family acyltransferase, with protein sequence MAIFSQILAIIISILLLISLHAFPNFYAKKNIRHSVRIIIFIWMSYVQIQVCYQHILNNNYQISGWFYLELCTLSGWITIILMVWPNKLILQCFFPFAIFGPVLTLVVPNNYPLISELAFYRFYFGHTAILFGFFYIYWYGFTDYQFSKEAILKTFLTGIIIILAVELFNQYFNTNYIIGDIEGALGIELARPFLFLLTLGGIGPVLIFLSYLPIYFFKPIYDLKNDQFYHQTWIQLLQQKIILKIK encoded by the coding sequence ATGGCAATATTTTCACAAATCCTAGCAATTATCATATCTATATTACTTCTGATTAGTTTACATGCATTTCCTAACTTTTATGCCAAAAAAAATATTCGCCATAGTGTTAGAATTATTATTTTTATTTGAATGAGCTATGTGCAAATTCAAGTTTGCTATCAACATATTTTAAATAATAACTATCAAATATCTGGTTGATTTTATTTAGAATTATGTACTTTATCTGGTTGAATAACAATAATTTTAATGGTATGACCAAATAAATTAATATTACAATGTTTTTTCCCATTTGCTATTTTTGGTCCAGTTTTAACCTTAGTTGTCCCAAATAATTATCCGCTTATCAGTGAATTAGCATTTTATCGTTTTTACTTTGGTCATACAGCAATTTTGTTTGGTTTTTTCTATATTTATTGGTATGGTTTTACTGATTATCAATTTTCAAAAGAAGCCATCTTAAAAACTTTTTTAACGGGAATAATTATTATTCTCGCTGTTGAATTATTTAATCAATACTTTAATACTAATTATATTATTGGTGATATTGAAGGAGCATTAGGGATAGAATTAGCGCGACCATTCTTATTTTTACTAACGCTTGGCGGAATAGGACCAGTTTTAATCTTTTTATCATATTTACCAATTTATTTTTTTAAACCAATTTATGATTTAAAAAATGATCAATTTTACCATCAAACCTGAATCCAACTGTTACAACAAAAAATTATTTTGAAAATAAAATAA
- the rpmG gene encoding 50S ribosomal protein L33, translated as MREGVILRCDNCKEENYIAKRDKKKQQEKLEVKKHCSKCNLHTVHKEKK; from the coding sequence ATGCGTGAAGGAGTAATTTTACGTTGCGATAATTGTAAAGAAGAAAACTACATTGCAAAGCGTGACAAGAAAAAACAACAAGAAAAACTTGAAGTTAAAAAACATTGTTCAAAATGTAATTTACATACAGTACATAAAGAAAAAAAATAA
- a CDS encoding formate/nitrite transporter family protein, which produces MSNTQETKGEQPSNKLVIESDHFSNEQTFTEIYKYTLKKAKNSFFKTFLMGLAAGLFIGFGYIASIMATRGDWSNLPAGLKSFVFGITFTVAIVMIIFLGGELFTSNSMICLAVVKRQVSIHRFVLNLTFVLLGNILGCAILAIITYFAGFLKNADFLNNVAGMVESKLDHIWYENFASAILCNFLVAGSVYAAHSTKNTAGKFFLVVIIIMAFAISGFSHVVANSYLWAIQPFLGIYGNSNGGWENFLKFGYNLQLPTLIGNFLSGGIFLPFLYYFIFRKDIPAKITL; this is translated from the coding sequence ATGAGTAATACACAAGAAACGAAAGGGGAACAGCCCTCAAATAAATTAGTTATTGAATCTGATCATTTTAGTAATGAGCAGACTTTTACTGAAATATATAAATATACTTTAAAGAAGGCCAAAAATTCATTTTTTAAAACATTCTTAATGGGATTAGCTGCTGGATTATTTATTGGTTTTGGTTACATCGCCTCAATTATGGCAACAAGAGGAGATTGAAGTAACTTACCAGCAGGACTTAAAAGCTTTGTTTTTGGAATTACTTTTACCGTTGCAATTGTTATGATTATTTTTCTTGGTGGTGAATTATTTACTTCCAATTCAATGATTTGTTTAGCCGTGGTAAAACGTCAAGTTTCAATTCATCGCTTTGTTCTAAACTTAACATTTGTTTTATTAGGAAATATTTTGGGTTGTGCCATCTTAGCAATTATTACCTATTTTGCTGGATTTTTAAAAAACGCAGATTTTTTAAATAACGTCGCCGGAATGGTTGAATCAAAACTTGACCATATTTGATATGAAAACTTTGCTAGTGCAATTTTATGTAATTTTTTAGTCGCCGGATCAGTGTATGCTGCTCATTCAACTAAAAATACTGCAGGAAAATTCTTTCTAGTTGTTATTATCATTATGGCATTTGCAATTTCAGGATTTTCACACGTTGTTGCTAATTCCTATTTATGAGCAATTCAACCATTTTTAGGTATTTATGGTAATAGTAACGGTGGTTGAGAAAACTTCTTAAAATTTGGTTACAATTTACAACTACCAACTTTAATTGGAAACTTCTTAAGTGGGGGAATCTTTTTACCATTTTTATATTACTTTATTTTTCGAAAAGACATTCCAGCCAAAATTACATTATAA
- the pnuC gene encoding nicotinamide riboside transporter PnuC, producing the protein MQHKNKQWFTITRPINFLGVKTIIQDIKELPKIYKVLLIIVGGVVTFLSFFDFNHLINSTTSPSFFTITNVLSTPKVYLGNIPKLVDALLYCLSGFASFTGILNVFLISLGKMSTYFWGLINAIIFGLFAFDFGYTGTAQLNLFFYIPFQFLGWYCWQRTLVFGQTTSVQAKKTTWWIVAPFVLGACAVLAVPWYYEIPAFHYAIVQSEYAYVNQLLPHLFDSLANSFAIIACLLMFLRIKEQWILWIILNVLQFSMFSGLTSLIAHQPVIININILIQTIFFIGNSVIGLMAWNNKTKSKLVFTI; encoded by the coding sequence ATGCAACATAAAAATAAACAATGATTTACCATTACTAGGCCAATTAATTTTTTAGGTGTAAAAACAATTATTCAAGATATTAAAGAGTTACCCAAAATTTACAAAGTTTTATTAATTATTGTTGGTGGAGTTGTAACATTTTTGTCTTTTTTTGATTTTAACCATTTAATTAATAGTACAACTAGCCCTTCTTTTTTTACAATTACAAATGTATTAAGTACTCCAAAAGTTTACTTAGGAAATATACCAAAATTAGTTGATGCATTATTATATTGTTTAAGTGGTTTTGCTAGTTTTACTGGAATCTTAAATGTCTTTTTAATTAGTTTAGGTAAAATGAGTACTTATTTTTGGGGTTTAATAAATGCAATTATTTTTGGATTGTTTGCATTTGATTTTGGTTATACAGGAACAGCTCAACTAAATCTTTTCTTTTATATTCCCTTTCAGTTTTTAGGATGGTATTGTTGGCAACGTACTCTTGTTTTTGGGCAAACAACATCTGTTCAGGCAAAAAAAACTACATGATGAATTGTTGCGCCATTTGTTTTAGGAGCTTGTGCAGTATTGGCAGTGCCATGGTACTATGAAATCCCAGCTTTTCATTATGCAATTGTCCAATCAGAATATGCTTATGTAAATCAATTGTTGCCTCACCTTTTTGATAGTTTAGCAAATAGTTTTGCGATTATTGCTTGTTTATTAATGTTCTTACGAATCAAAGAACAATGAATTTTATGAATTATTTTAAATGTTTTACAATTTTCAATGTTTTCCGGGTTAACTAGTTTAATTGCCCACCAACCAGTGATAATTAATATTAATATTTTAATTCAAACAATATTTTTTATTGGCAACTCGGTGATTGGTTTAATGGCATGAAATAATAAAACAAAATCAAAATTAGTTTTTACAATATAA
- a CDS encoding lipoprotein → MKKLLTILGVIGLTATTTTTVVACGTPNQAPVKKQQFDNDTINNLLSDMKYEIKDGFTHLVSEKADLDIQINETDQFMFIDNLLHNYMNGSHFYDGWVDVMSAIALSWQKLPSENDLINNTKWEFENQKWDYTNFYYILRDSIEIPSLDGMLPKISISWIIGVDDEAGYYSNLANLGLQTYFGHEFNHAKAEKAYKIPKNVILNREWFDTKIISWIVENFNRNNQDPETFTEFLKNYYTKFQVKKWDPSNSAAQFASLGVSVKYEGLQNDELYTSISLWLIQEDN, encoded by the coding sequence ATGAAAAAATTATTAACTATTTTAGGGGTAATTGGGTTAACAGCAACAACTACTACTACAGTAGTTGCTTGTGGCACACCTAATCAAGCACCTGTTAAAAAACAACAGTTTGACAATGATACTATTAATAATTTATTAAGTGATATGAAATATGAAATTAAAGATGGTTTTACCCATTTAGTAAGTGAAAAAGCAGATTTGGATATACAAATTAATGAAACTGACCAATTTATGTTTATAGATAATTTATTACATAACTATATGAATGGATCACACTTTTATGATGGATGAGTTGATGTTATGTCAGCAATTGCATTATCATGACAGAAATTACCTTCAGAAAATGACTTAATTAACAACACAAAATGAGAATTTGAAAATCAGAAATGAGACTATACTAATTTTTATTATATATTAAGAGATTCTATTGAAATTCCATCACTTGACGGGATGTTACCTAAAATTTCTATTTCATGAATTATTGGGGTTGATGATGAAGCTGGATATTATTCAAACTTAGCTAATTTAGGATTACAAACTTATTTTGGGCATGAATTTAACCATGCAAAAGCCGAAAAAGCTTATAAAATTCCTAAAAATGTTATTTTAAATCGTGAGTGATTTGATACAAAAATTATTTCCTGAATTGTAGAAAACTTCAATCGTAATAACCAAGACCCAGAAACATTCACAGAATTCTTAAAAAATTATTATACAAAATTTCAAGTAAAAAAATGAGACCCATCAAACTCAGCAGCCCAATTTGCTTCATTAGGAGTTTCTGTTAAATATGAAGGTTTACAAAATGATGAATTATATACTTCAATAAGTCTATGATTAATTCAAGAAGATAATTAA
- a CDS encoding heavy metal translocating P-type ATPase — MVGQKKHKWSKRQIRNTYELVLAICCNLPLLLAMIPGLSILHNQWLQLGLTSVILFYCGRNYYLNMYREIFKWHSIGMNTLIGLGTLIAYGYSIYIIASASSYMLLFEVAGTIITMMLIGNLINTSVQQKVTAGIKDVVSLQAQSANLVDKDNNIIIVNTRLVKIDDLLVVRKGEKVPVDGAITSGVGYLNEAMLTGESAIMTKKVGDHVIGGTINMGEPFYFKAQKVGSETVLANILQKVDEIQSQKPRMQRIADRIAKWFTPFILLIALTTFLAQYYYFNSTNLPKAINIAITVIVISCPCALGLATPLAVAVGFGKAIKEGIIFNNTSAFEKINKIDAIAFDKTGTITTGVLTVEKIIGATENYRFIYQLEKLSAHPIAKSIIAFFDQKSFPDIKFTNFTEQPGRGLTGEYQNNHYQLLSYSDAVAMKYTNVIKNEVALLTQPNATLVALTINKTITNVIVLTDQIRSDAQSTITKFKKQGIELHMISGDNLASVKITADILGIPNYHGQVDPMLKAQIVKTIQGNGKVTAYVGDGINDLVALQQADFAIAMGEENAGAVNGSDITIIRPSIFNIYKAFVVTKLTRKIIWTNFFWAFSYNLITIPLAMVGIIPPILGAVVMGFSQLVVLLNSLVFNQIKLKFK; from the coding sequence ATGGTTGGCCAAAAAAAACACAAATGATCAAAACGCCAAATTAGAAATACCTATGAATTAGTTCTGGCAATTTGTTGTAATTTACCATTATTATTAGCAATGATTCCAGGACTAAGCATTTTACATAATCAATGACTACAATTAGGGTTAACATCAGTAATCTTATTTTACTGTGGACGCAATTATTATCTTAACATGTATCGAGAAATTTTTAAGTGACACTCAATTGGAATGAATACCTTAATTGGCTTAGGAACCTTAATTGCTTACGGTTATAGTATTTATATTATTGCTAGTGCTAGTTCTTATATGCTGTTATTTGAAGTTGCTGGAACGATTATCACAATGATGTTAATTGGAAATTTAATTAATACTAGCGTGCAACAAAAAGTAACAGCCGGAATTAAAGATGTTGTTTCCTTGCAAGCACAAAGCGCAAATCTTGTTGATAAAGACAATAATATTATAATAGTTAATACGCGTCTTGTTAAGATTGATGACTTATTAGTAGTTAGAAAAGGAGAGAAAGTACCAGTTGATGGGGCTATCACCTCGGGAGTTGGTTATCTTAATGAAGCAATGTTAACGGGGGAAAGCGCAATTATGACCAAAAAAGTTGGTGATCATGTTATTGGGGGAACAATTAACATGGGGGAACCTTTTTATTTCAAAGCTCAGAAAGTTGGTTCAGAAACGGTCTTAGCTAATATTTTACAAAAAGTTGATGAAATCCAAAGTCAAAAACCAAGAATGCAACGGATTGCTGATCGTATTGCGAAATGATTTACCCCCTTTATTTTATTAATAGCTCTTACTACTTTTTTAGCCCAGTATTATTATTTTAATTCAACAAATTTACCAAAGGCAATTAACATTGCTATTACAGTGATTGTTATTAGCTGTCCATGTGCCTTAGGCTTGGCAACACCCTTAGCAGTAGCTGTTGGTTTTGGTAAAGCTATTAAAGAGGGCATTATTTTTAATAATACTAGTGCTTTTGAAAAAATTAATAAAATTGATGCAATTGCGTTTGATAAAACAGGGACAATTACAACGGGTGTCTTAACAGTTGAAAAAATTATTGGGGCGACAGAAAATTATCGTTTTATTTATCAATTAGAAAAACTATCAGCCCATCCAATTGCCAAAAGCATTATCGCCTTTTTTGACCAAAAGAGTTTTCCTGATATTAAGTTTACAAATTTCACTGAGCAACCTGGAAGGGGTTTAACAGGAGAATATCAAAATAATCATTATCAATTACTGTCATACTCAGATGCTGTTGCAATGAAATATACTAATGTTATTAAAAACGAGGTAGCCTTATTAACGCAACCTAACGCAACGTTAGTTGCGTTAACAATTAACAAAACAATCACTAATGTAATTGTTTTAACCGATCAAATTCGTAGTGATGCCCAATCAACAATCACTAAATTTAAAAAACAAGGAATTGAATTACATATGATTAGTGGTGATAATCTAGCAAGTGTTAAAATAACAGCTGATATTTTAGGTATTCCAAATTATCATGGCCAAGTAGACCCAATGTTAAAAGCCCAAATAGTTAAAACAATTCAAGGAAATGGCAAAGTGACTGCTTATGTTGGGGATGGGATTAACGACTTAGTAGCGTTACAACAAGCAGATTTTGCAATTGCAATGGGAGAAGAAAATGCTGGTGCTGTTAATGGTAGTGACATCACGATAATTCGACCAAGTATTTTCAATATTTACAAAGCTTTTGTTGTAACAAAATTAACAAGAAAGATTATTTGAACAAACTTTTTTTGGGCTTTTAGTTATAATTTAATTACGATTCCCTTAGCAATGGTTGGAATTATTCCTCCAATTTTGGGAGCTGTTGTGATGGGCTTTAGTCAATTAGTAGTATTATTAAATTCATTAGTATTTAATCAAATCAAGTTAAAATTTAAGTAG
- a CDS encoding heavy-metal-associated domain-containing protein: MITLKLYVPELNCSSCANAIEKKLQKISAIKLLIGIATKTITITFNPSEISKDEILAKMKKTGFDYDELSSEMA, from the coding sequence ATGATAACATTAAAACTTTATGTTCCCGAATTAAATTGTAGTAGTTGTGCTAATGCAATTGAAAAAAAATTACAAAAAATTTCTGCAATTAAATTACTAATAGGGATTGCAACAAAAACAATTACCATTACTTTTAATCCCAGTGAAATTAGTAAGGATGAGATTTTGGCAAAAATGAAAAAAACCGGATTTGATTATGATGAATTATCATCAGAAATGGCCTAA
- a CDS encoding ATP-binding cassette domain-containing protein: MQQENKYLVKATNISKIYNHQPVLSDINLEVKKGDRIGIVGPNGSGKTTLCEILAQLRRPSSGQALKEYGVRIGMQLQESKYPKGTTAYDILNLYLKTYKLYLEPEIILNYLTTLNVKELMNKDISKLSGGQQQRINILLALIINPDLIILDELATGLDLESKERIYELLSQFLGNQEKGLIIISHNMDEIQNFCDTLIFMMNGVIQKISNVQEIVREFGTVEKFVKEKFKEYQIQPTNISNNNLNQEVSNDKWAKQWKKYVDKNKK, translated from the coding sequence ATGCAACAAGAAAATAAGTATTTAGTCAAAGCAACAAATATTTCAAAAATTTATAATCATCAACCTGTTTTATCAGATATTAATTTAGAGGTAAAAAAAGGTGATCGAATTGGAATTGTTGGTCCTAATGGGAGTGGGAAAACCACTTTATGTGAAATTTTAGCACAGTTACGTCGTCCTTCCAGCGGTCAAGCATTAAAAGAATATGGGGTTCGCATTGGAATGCAGTTGCAAGAGTCAAAATATCCAAAAGGGACAACGGCTTATGATATTTTAAATCTCTATTTAAAAACTTATAAACTATATTTAGAACCAGAAATAATTTTAAATTATTTAACAACTCTAAATGTTAAAGAATTGATGAATAAAGACATTTCAAAATTATCTGGTGGGCAACAACAACGGATTAATATTTTATTAGCGTTAATTATTAACCCTGATTTAATTATTCTTGATGAATTAGCAACTGGATTAGACTTGGAAAGTAAAGAACGAATTTACGAACTTCTATCGCAATTTCTTGGCAATCAAGAAAAAGGTTTAATTATTATTTCCCATAATATGGATGAAATTCAAAATTTTTGTGACACCTTAATTTTTATGATGAATGGTGTTATTCAAAAAATTAGTAATGTCCAAGAAATTGTTCGCGAATTTGGGACAGTTGAAAAATTTGTGAAAGAAAAATTTAAAGAATATCAAATTCAACCAACTAATATTAGTAATAATAATTTAAATCAGGAGGTGTCAAATGATAAATGAGCCAAACAGTGAAAAAAATACGTTGATAAAAACAAAAAATAG